The Atribacterota bacterium genomic sequence GTTAATTTTAAGGAAACATCTAATTGCCTTGAATTTGTATTTAACAGGTTAACCGAACAGGATAAAAAGAAAGAATTATATCAAAATATTAATAAAATTTTAAACAAGAATATAAAAAAATTTGAGAAAATGAAAAATATTTTCCAAAAAAAGAAAAAGGATATAGAAAGCAGTGAAGAATACCGCAAAAAAGGTGAGTTAATAAAGGCAAATCTTTATCGTATTAAACCCGGCGTGAAGGAGGTTTCCCTTGTTGATTATATTGATAATGAAAAAGAAATAATTGTGAGTTTAAATCCGGATTTTAATCCTGTTCAAAATGCAGAATATTATTTCAATAAATATAAAAAGTTGCAGCAAAATAGTAAAAATATAAAACAACAGGCTGAGGAAACAGAAAACGCTTTTCGCCAGTTAGAGGAAATAAGAAAAAAAACTGAGGAAAATAAAGATTCTCTGGAAATTCTTTCTGATATTTACAAAGAACTTTCCAAATCAGGATATATTAAAACTGAAAAAAGAAGAAATACAAAAAGAAAAAAGCCACAACCCAATATAAGTAAGTTCATTTCTCCAGATGGATGGACAATAATTGTTGGAAAAAATAATAAACAGAATGAATATCTTTTAAGATATTTATCTTCCGGGAATGATTTCTGGCTGCATAATCTAACCAGCCCCGGGGGACATATAATTATAAAAAACCACAAAAATCTGGATAATCCTCCATTTCAAACTCTTCTTTTTGCAGCTCGCTTAGCAGGATATTACAGTAAAATTAAAGATAAAGAATATGCTATTATTATTTACACTCAGAGAAAATATGTTAAAAAACCCAAAAACTCCAAACCGGGAAAGGTAATTTATTCTAATGAAAAAACTCTGCAAATATTAATAAATCATGATGAGATTAAAAATGATATGCATAAAATGTGGACTGGCTAACATTCTAATCTCCATAAAGTATGGCCAGTTGTTTCTTTATATCATCAGGAAGGGCTGATGTAAAACTCATCGTTTGTCCAGTAGCAGGATGAGAAAATTGTAGATAATGGGAATGCAAAGCCTGTCTTTGAATTGAAATATAGTTATTCTTTTCTTTTCGGATGCCATACAGCTTATCTCCAACTACCGGGTGTCCAATAAATCTTAGATGTACTCTAATCTGATGAGTACGACCTGTATACAACCTGAGCAACAATAGTGTAAATGACTCAAAATACTTGATAACCTCAAAGTACGTTTTTGCTTCACGGCTGGCTATATTAGAAACACTCATTTTATTCCTGTGATTTTTATCTCTACCTATAGGTGCTTCAATATACCCTGCTTTATCTTTTAAAATACCGTACACAAGAGCAATGTATTTTTTTACAATACTTCTTTCCTTTATTTGCTTGGTCAAACTATGATGTGCCAGTTCTGTTTTAGCAATCATCATTAATCCGGATGTTTCCTTATCCAATCGATGAACAATCCCGGGTCGGTTTACACCATTGATGCCCGGGAGGTTTCCCTGACAATGATACAATATTGCATTAACAAGTGTACCAGTTCGAACTTTACCTGTTGGATGCACAATCATCCCTGCGGCTTTATCAATAACCATCATATGCTCATCCTCAAAATAGATATCAAGAGGTATGTTTTCCGGCTGCAGATTCAATTCTTTTTGCTCAGGAATATTTATAGAAATTCTATCTCCATTTTTTAAAATGTAACTGGCTTTTATTTTTTTATCATTCACCAGAATATTTCCCTGAGTAATCAATTCCTTGATTCTATTTCTGGAAAAGCTACAATACTGGCCCTTTGCTAAATAAATATCAATTCTTATATTTTCTTCATTTGTATAGATAATTTCTCTAGTTTTACTTTGTAACTCCAAAATTGATTACTTCCCTTTTTAAAAAAATCTTTAATAACTAATCAATTATCATCTTCATTTTCATTAATCTCTTCCTTTTGAAAAAGAAAATAAATAATCAGCATGAATAGACCTATATTAAGCGCTGAATCAGCAATATTAAAAATAGGCCATATTTGGAAATCCAGGAAATCGATAACACTTCCTACCCTGAGACGATCAATCATGTTACCCAGGGAACCACCTAAAATAAATATCAAAGAGAAGAAAACCAGTTTGTTCTCTGGGGTTATCTTTTTTCTCAATAAGAATATTATCAGTAAAATAACCAATATGGTTACAACAACAAATACAGTATTTGGAAATCTAAGAATACCAAAAGCAGAGTTAGGATTTAAAATATAGGTTATATGGAATACTCCCTTTATAATCGGTATGGATTCCATTAAATTCATTTTTGTTTCAACCCAAATTTTTGTTATCTGATCAAAAAGGGTAATCAGAAATATACCTGATAAAAAGTATATTGAAATACCCTTTTTAGCAACCTTTTTCTTTTTCCCTGCCATTAGTATATATCCTTATTTATCATATGTTAATACAGTAACACATTTATGGCAGATAGTCGGATATTCTTTGTTTTCTCCTACGCTTTCTGAATAACACCAGCATCTTTCACATTTTTCTCCAGGGGCTTTCTTTACTGACACTGATAGTTCCGGAACTTCTTCCCCTTTTAAAATATTATCAGCAGATACTTCCTCTGATGCTTTGATTATCTCAACTTTTGAAACAATAAAAATAGTTTCCAGTTTATCCTTAAATTTGCCCAAATACTCGTATAATTCATTATTATCAGTGATCAAATCAACCTGTGCCTGTAGAGCATTACCAATAAGCCCTTCTTTTCTGGAAATCTCCAATGCCCTTAGAACATCCTTTCTTACTGCCAACAATTTGCTCCACTCTTCCTCCATCTGTGTTTGAACCATATGTTTGTCTACTTCCGGCCATGATGAGAGGAAAACACTTCCTTCTTTTTTATTTTCTTTATTTAAATTCTGCCATATTTCTTCTGCAGTAAAGCTTAATACCGGAGCAATCAAGCGAGTTAATTCATTGACAATTTTATAAAGAACTGTTTGAGCTGATCTTCTTGAAATAGAATCAGCATTGAGTACATATAATCTATCCTTAATTATATCAAGATAAAAAGAACTCAAATTAAGAGTACAGAAATTATGTATATCATGATATAGAGAATGAAATTCATAATTATCATAATTCTCAGTAGTATGTTTAACCAGTTGCTGGAATTGACTTAATATAATCTTATCAATATCTTCCATTTTTTCATATGGAATACTATTCTTTTCCGAATCAAAATCATTTAAATTGCCCAGGATAAAGCGGGTAGTATTTCTTATTTTACGATATATTTCTACCAGTTGTTTTAATATCTTTTTAGATATTCTGACATCTCTCCGATAATCAGAGGATGCTACCCATAATCTCAAAATATCTGCACCATATTCATCAATTACCTGTTGAGGAGGAATTACATTACCGATAGATTTAGACATTTTTCTTCCCTCTTCATCCACAATAAATCCATGAGTTAAGACTGATTTATACGGAGCTCTGTCAAAACTCGCTACCGATGTCAAAAGAGAAGTCTGGAACCATCCGCGATGCTGATCTGTACCTTCTAAATATAACTCACAAGGCCAGTGCAAGTCTTTTCTGGTTTGTAATACAGCTGCATGACTGCATCCTGAGTCAAACCAGACATCCATAATATCAGTTTCCTTTTCAAACTTATCACCATTACAGTGAGGACATTCGAATCCTTTTGGGAGAATCTCGTCTGCATTCATGGCAAACCATGAATTTGAACCTTTTTCTCTAAACAATTCTTTGACAATATCAATTGTTTGTGGTGTTATTACTATTTTTTTACAGTTACTGCAATAAAAGGCAGGGATAGGAACTCCCCATACCCTTTGACGTGATATACACCAATCAGTCCTTTCTTCTACCATACTGTATATTTTTTCTTTACCCCAGCGTGGAATCCATGTTACTTCATCAATAGCCTTTAATGACTTTTCTCTGAATTTATCCACCGAAACAAACCATTGCTCTGTTGCTCTGAATAAAATTGGTTTTTTACATCTCCAGCAATGAGGATATGAATGTTTAATTTTGCCACTTACTAAGAGTTTTCCATTTTCTTTTAGGGATTCAATAACCTTCTTATTACCTTTTTGATAATCCAAACCATTAAAAGGTCCAGAATTTTCATTTAGTCGCCCCTTGCTGTCAAGGACTGAGATAATCGGCAGACCATATTTAATACTAACTTCATAGTCTTCCTGTCCATGACCGGGAGCAGTATGAATACAACCTGTACCTTCTTCCAATGATACATGGGATCCTAAAATAATAAGAGAATCTCTGTCTAATATCGGATGCTTTGCTTTTATTCTTTCAAAGGCCTTGCCTTCTTGTTCACCTAAAACCTGATAAGAATCAATCCCAACCTTTTTCATTACCTCTTCTACTAATTTTGATGCTATAATCAAATTTCCCTGATTAGTCTTCACCAGGCTATATTTAAAATCCGGGTGAAGTGTGATGGCCAAATTAGCAGGTATTGTCCAGGGTGTAGTCGTCCATATTACTATATATACCTCACCAGGTTCTACCCTGGGAAAAATTGAGCTTATATCATCTTCTATCTTAAATTTAACATAAATTGAGTCACTCTCTTCGTCACTATATTCAATTTCTGCTGCAGCCAATGCAGTTTCACAGGAAGGACACCAATAGACCGGCTTTAAACCTTTATATATATATCCGCGCTCATACATTCTCCCAAATATTTCAATTTGTTTTTCTTCATATTCAGGCAAAAATGTCAGGTAAGGATTTTCCCAATCAGCAATAACTCCCAGTCTTTTAAATTCATCCATTTGAATATTAATATATTCTTTTGCATATTTCTGGCATTCTTCTCTTAATTTAACCGGGTCGATGTCATGCAGGGTGACATTTAAGTTCTTGCTTACCCTGTGCTCAATAGGCATTCCATGAGTATCCCATCCAGGTACATAATATGCATTATATCCTTTCATCCACCGGTACTTAGGAATTATATCTTTCAGAATCTTATTATATGCTGTACCTATGTGAATATTCCCGTTAGCATAAGGAGGACCGTCATGCAGGATAAACTTTTCGTTATCTCTGTGTTTTTCCAATAATTTCTTATCTAATTCCATGCTATACCAGAAATCCAACATTTTTGGTTCTTCTTTTGGTAAATTAGCTTTCATGGAAAAATCTGTTTTTGGTAAGTTTAGTGTTTCTTTAAAATCCATAATATACTCCCTTATATTCTAAATATATAAAAACAAAAGCCTCTTGCCTTCAAAAGGGCAAGAGGCTATAATTTCCTGCGGTACCACCTTATTACACGTTGTTCTATTAATTATTTATAACAAGAACAACCTTTATGAAAGATATGTTATTACATTCTTCCATCATTCAGCTTTATCGAGACAACCGTTTTGGCTTATTATATATATTTCAGCCAAAATCTCAAGAGGTGATTTTCAGAATTATTAACTTTCTTACTCTTCCCCTTGCTTATTTTTAAAATAATTATTTCTCATTATTGTGATAAAAAATAGTATCACTTTTTTTATAAAGAGTCAATTAAAGGACACAAAATATTTTCAGATTAAAGATTTTAAAAATCCTTATCATTCTGTATATCATCAAATTCCTTCTGGTTATTTTTTTTATTATTTGAGTAAAATTTCATTTTAATATCTTCTATTGCTTTATCCCGGATATCTTCCGACTCCCCTTGATCTACCTGCTTCACTTGCTCTTCCGGTTTGTGTTGCTCTTTAAGATTTTCTTGTTCTTCCGGTTCTTCAATAATCTCTTCATCTAACATCCTGATATGAATTTTTAGTGTATTTTTTAATTTTTCTAAAATCAGGTATTTTCTTTTCTTTAATTCTACTATCTCATTATTGATATCATAGATTTCCTGTTTTGCCTGCTGCTTAATCCTCTCAGCCTCAATTTTGGCATTTTCTAATACGACCTGTGCTTCTTTTTGTACATTTTCTTTAATATTAGAAGCACTCTTCTGAGCATTAATCAAGGCACTTCTAAGAGTTTCGTCCATTTTTGAATATTCTTCAACCCTTGATTTAAATCGTTCAACTTCTTCTTTGAGCTTTATATTTTCATTAAGCACTTCCTCGTAATCTTTAGCAATACGATCCAGGAAATCATCGACTTCTTCCTCATTATATCCTCTGAAGGATCTATTAAACTGTTGCTGTTCAATATCCATCGGGGTAATCTTCATTAATCGCCCTCCTTCTATTGGCTGTCTTTTTTAGCCATATGAATGTAATTCCTAAAATTAATAATATATATTAACAATTAATCTTATCAATGATGTTCTTAACAGGTTTAGTAAAAAATATACAATAATCGGGGACAAATCAATCCCCATCCCCCCCAAAGGAATGATTACCCTGAAAGGAGCTAATATCGGCTCAGTAGCCTGATATATCAGTTTAATAATAGGATTAGACCTATCAACCGGTAACCATGATAAAAATATTCTGGCTAATATAATATAACTGTAAATCCTGAAAACTATATTAATAATATTTATTAAAAAATACATAGATATCCTTAACTATCCCCTCTCATTTGTCCAAACTTTTCTTTTATTCTTTCCCCATCAACAATGTACACTACCCTCTCGGCGAGATTTCCGGCATGGTCTCCTATTCTTTCCAGATTATCAGAGATAAAAATCAAATGTATTGCCCGGCTGATTGTATGGGGATCTTCTAACATAAATGTTAACAGTTCGCGAAGTATCTGTTGATTTATCTGATCAACCAGCTTGTCTTTTTCCCAAACCGCTTTAGCTAATTCTACATTCCCGCTAAGATATGCTTCAAGACTATCCTTGAGCATTTCTTTTGTTAAATCTGCCATCCTGGGAATATCCACTAATGGCTTTACCATGGGCTTAGATGATAAATACTGGCTAGCTCCGGCAATATTAGCCGCCCTATCCCCAACTCTCTCTAAATCAGATATGGCTTTCATGGCACTTGTTATAACTCTTAGTTTTTTAGATACCGGGTGTTTTAATGCTATTAATTGCAGGCACTGTTCTTCAATATCCAATTCCATTCGATCTACTATTTCATCACCGTCAATTACCTGTTGTGCCATCTCCCAGTCTTTATTAACCAAAGACTGTACAGCCTTTTCCAGGGAAATTCTAACCATTTTTGACATTTTAATCAAGTTATCCCTTAAATCTGCCAGCTCATTATTAAAAATAGCTATTAATTCCTTATCTTCTTTGCTTTTTTGACTCATATTGCTTTATTCCTAAAATAAATTAAACATATTAACTTGCATATAATATAACAAAAAAGGTTCATTTTTTCAATTAAATTATAATAACTGAAACCAATGACTGAATCACATTAATAAACATTAATAGAATATCATAATGCTTTAAGCCAGGGTTTTAAAGTTTGGGCCTTTTTTATTTGATTCTTTCAAAACCAGGTTTACTCAGGTTTTTGCCTCTTATGGCACTTCCACCAAGATATGCTTCCTGTATTTTCTTATCATCCTTTAATTTTGAAGACAAACCGCTTATACTTATCCTGCCTGTTTCCAGTACATATGCCCGATTAGCAACAGCTAAGGCCTTTCTGGCATTTTGTTCAACTAATAAAATTGCAACACCCTGTTCATTGATTTCCTTAATTATTTTAAAGATTTGTTTTACCAATAATGGTGCAAGCCCTAACGATGGTTCATCCAATAGCAATAATTCCGGGTCACTCATTAATCCTCTGCCAATAGCAAGCATCTGCTGTTCACCACCTGACAATGTACCAGCTAACTGTTTTTTTCTATTTTTTAAAATTGGGAATAAATCATAAACACGTTCTTTTCTTTCTAAAACAATTTTTTTATCACTTCTACGGTTAAAAGCACCTAAATTTAGATTTTCCTCAACGGTCAATGTAGCAAAAACATGCCTTCCTTCAGGAACATGGGAAATACCATCAATTACAATTTTGTATGCTTCTCTTTTTTTTAAAGAATTTTCCTGAAACAATATATCACCATCATGTACAGGAACCAGTCCGGAAATAGCTCTAAGCAATGTACTTTTACCTGCACCGTTTGCACCTAAAACGCTAACAATTTCGCCTCTTGAAACATCCAGAGAAATTCCTTTTAATGCCTTTACTGCATCATAATAGATATGAAGGTCTGTTATTCTTAATAATGATTTTACCAAAACTACAAATAATCCTCCTCTTCTTCTTTTCCTAAGTAAGCTTCAATAACAACGGGATTATTATACACTTCTTCTGGTTTTCCCTCAGCAATTTTTTTCCCTTCATCCATTACCGTTACCCAGTCGGAAATTCCCATTACAACATTCATATCATGCTCGATAAGTAGTATTGTTAAATCTTCTTTTTTTAATTTATTGAGAAAAAACATCAAATCTTCAGATTCTTTATCATTTAAACCACTGCTGGGTTCATCAAGTATCAATAAATCAGGGTTGCTAGCTAAAGCCCTGGCAATTTCTAACATCCTTTGATTACCATATGCTATATTTTTTGCCAGTTCAAATTTACAAGAACTAAGCCCTATTTGTTCCAGCTTGCTCTCTGCAACTTCCTGTATCCTTTTTTCTTCTTTTATTTGTGACGGTAACCGAAATACAGAAGGCCATAATCCTGATTTACTGCGTGCATGCTGTCCGGACATTACATTTTCGAGACAAGTCATATCTTTAAATAAGCGAATATTCTGAAAAGTTCTGGCCATTCCTTTTGCAAGTATTTGATGTGGTTTTAATTTAAATAATCTTTCATCTTTAAAATAGTATTCTCCACTATCGGCTTGATAAATTCCAGTAATTACATTAAAAACAGTAGTTTTACCGGCACCATTTGGACCAATTATACTGCTTATATTTCCCTTCCTGACTTTTAAATCAAGCTGATTAACAGCAATTAATCCACCGAACTGCTTGGTTAATTTTTTAGTCTCCAGTATAATTTCTGTATTGGCAGTTTGCAGATTTTTTTCTTCTTTAGTATATTTTTCAGTCATTATATTTCACTCTCTTCTCCCTTAATAACCATTGGTTCTACTTGCAGTTTGCCTCTTTGTCTCGGCCATGCGCCACCTGGCCTGAACATCATCATCAATACCATTACTGCCCCAAATATTAACATACGGTATTGGGCAAAAGTTTGAAATATTTCCGGGAAAAGAGATATTGCCGCAGCTCCGATAAATACACCGGGTATTGAACCCATTCCTCCAATTAGAACAATACAGAATAGCAGACATGATTCCATAAAAGTAAAGCTATCCGGGGAAACAATCATAAGTTTGCTGGCATAGATATTACCTGCTACACCAGCTAATGCAGCACCGATAACAAATGCAAGCAATTTATAGTACCTGACATCAATGCCTGACGCTTCGGCCGCTATATTGTCTTCACGGATACAATTCCAGGCTCTTCCAATCCTGGAATTCTGTAACCTTATTAAAGCTATAACTGTCAATCCAACGACTATCCATATATAATAGTAAAATTCTGTAGAATTATTTATAACTAAAAAATTGCCGATAGAAGGAAATTGTATTCCAAAAATACCGTTTGGACCTCCTGTAATCCCGAGTGGATTGTTAATCAACGTCAAACGGATAATCTCTCCCATTCCGATAGTTACAATACACAGGTAATCTCCCCTCAAATGTATTATAGGAGAACATACTATGTAAGCAAAAATAGCAGCTGCAATAGCACTAACAGGTAATAAAGCTAATATGGGTAGATTAAAGCTGGTATTTAGAATTGCAGCGGAATAAGCCCCAATTGCAGCAAATCCCATGTGTCCTAAGTCAAATAGTCCTACTTCACCTAACACGACATTCAGGCTTAATCCTAACAGTGTATAGATGCCAAAGAAAAAAGCAACATCAATAATATAATTATTTTTGACAATAACAGGAAAAAGTAAAAACGCTATAATAATACCTGTTAAAAAATATCCACTTTTTTTATAAGCAAAACCATTTTTGGTATTGTTTTTTTCAATCATATTATTCTACTCTAAACTTTCTCAGCTACTTTCTCACCAAGAATTCCCCTTGGCCTAAAAATCAATACAAGAATTAACACTAAAAAAACAAATACATCTTTGTATGCAGTTGAAAGATAAGTTGAACCAAGCATTTCTAAAAGTCCTAAAATCAGTCCCCCTATCATTGCTCCGGGAATATTTCCTATTCCACCTAAAATTGTTGCTGTAAAAGCTTTAAGACCATAATTCCAACCCATGATAAAACTTATTCTGCGATAATAAACCCCAACCATAACTCCGGCTGTTCCTCCCAGTGCAGGTCCAAGGGCAAAAATAAAAAATATAATTAGATTAATATTTATTCCCATTAGAGCAGCTGTCTCTCTATCCAGCGCACAAGCCCTGATAGCAGCACCAAAGGTAGTTCTTTGAATAATATAATACAGTATGCCCATTAATAAAAAAGATAAAAGCAGAATTATAATCTGTAAAACATTAATTCTTAAACCACCAATATTTAAAATATGATTAGGGATAACATTTGATGTGTATGCCTGTGGTCTGGCTCCCCAAATAACCATAATGGCATTCTGTAAAAAAATCGAAACACCTAATGCGGATACTACGGCCGGTAATCTACCTGTAGGATATATGGGTCTGTATGCTAACCTTTCCACAATAATTCCCATAATACCTGTACCGATTGCGGCTACCAACATAGCCGCAATCAATCCACCCCACAAACCAAAGGTAGAGGTTACATAAGCAGTGCTCATAACTAATAGAGTATATCCAAAGTATGACCCCAAAGTAAATAAATCGCCGTGGGCAAAATTTATCAATTTCATTACACCATATACCATTGAATACCCTAATGCAATAAGAGCATAAAAAGAACCAATTGTTAATCCATTCAAAAGCTGTTCAATAATTAATTTCATTTACCTCTACCCCAATAATACTACTAATTTTTA encodes the following:
- a CDS encoding NFACT RNA binding domain-containing protein; translation: MKLDSIAIASVVFETKKNIIPAKIIELYQPSKYEILFVLKSKKGIGRLFFSIRPDRMAFFRSESLIPSENFTSLFFNHLQNWLQGADLLDIEHYQFDRIIKLIFQPYIKFGTTKNYQLIIEFMGKHSNAVLVDEQLNIKSAIKQVGSEVNRFREIKPGIPYVYPPKQDKHNPLSISQEMFLNLLNDDIKNNDIIFFWQFLQHNFSGLGKKSAKEIVTAMGLSSQYYLREFSQGDYARMWQLFSEVVNKIANNIMFPAVIIDKKSNNILDYSLLSPVTKKEDSIVVNFKETSNCLEFVFNRLTEQDKKKELYQNINKILNKNIKKFEKMKNIFQKKKKDIESSEEYRKKGELIKANLYRIKPGVKEVSLVDYIDNEKEIIVSLNPDFNPVQNAEYYFNKYKKLQQNSKNIKQQAEETENAFRQLEEIRKKTEENKDSLEILSDIYKELSKSGYIKTEKRRNTKRKKPQPNISKFISPDGWTIIVGKNNKQNEYLLRYLSSGNDFWLHNLTSPGGHIIIKNHKNLDNPPFQTLLFAARLAGYYSKIKDKEYAIIIYTQRKYVKKPKNSKPGKVIYSNEKTLQILINHDEIKNDMHKMWTG
- a CDS encoding RluA family pseudouridine synthase, translating into MELQSKTREIIYTNEENIRIDIYLAKGQYCSFSRNRIKELITQGNILVNDKKIKASYILKNGDRISINIPEQKELNLQPENIPLDIYFEDEHMMVIDKAAGMIVHPTGKVRTGTLVNAILYHCQGNLPGINGVNRPGIVHRLDKETSGLMMIAKTELAHHSLTKQIKERSIVKKYIALVYGILKDKAGYIEAPIGRDKNHRNKMSVSNIASREAKTYFEVIKYFESFTLLLLRLYTGRTHQIRVHLRFIGHPVVGDKLYGIRKEKNNYISIQRQALHSHYLQFSHPATGQTMSFTSALPDDIKKQLAILYGD
- the lspA gene encoding signal peptidase II; the encoded protein is MAGKKKKVAKKGISIYFLSGIFLITLFDQITKIWVETKMNLMESIPIIKGVFHITYILNPNSAFGILRFPNTVFVVVTILVILLIIFLLRKKITPENKLVFFSLIFILGGSLGNMIDRLRVGSVIDFLDFQIWPIFNIADSALNIGLFMLIIYFLFQKEEINENEDDN
- the ileS gene encoding isoleucine--tRNA ligase, encoding MDFKETLNLPKTDFSMKANLPKEEPKMLDFWYSMELDKKLLEKHRDNEKFILHDGPPYANGNIHIGTAYNKILKDIIPKYRWMKGYNAYYVPGWDTHGMPIEHRVSKNLNVTLHDIDPVKLREECQKYAKEYINIQMDEFKRLGVIADWENPYLTFLPEYEEKQIEIFGRMYERGYIYKGLKPVYWCPSCETALAAAEIEYSDEESDSIYVKFKIEDDISSIFPRVEPGEVYIVIWTTTPWTIPANLAITLHPDFKYSLVKTNQGNLIIASKLVEEVMKKVGIDSYQVLGEQEGKAFERIKAKHPILDRDSLIILGSHVSLEEGTGCIHTAPGHGQEDYEVSIKYGLPIISVLDSKGRLNENSGPFNGLDYQKGNKKVIESLKENGKLLVSGKIKHSYPHCWRCKKPILFRATEQWFVSVDKFREKSLKAIDEVTWIPRWGKEKIYSMVEERTDWCISRQRVWGVPIPAFYCSNCKKIVITPQTIDIVKELFREKGSNSWFAMNADEILPKGFECPHCNGDKFEKETDIMDVWFDSGCSHAAVLQTRKDLHWPCELYLEGTDQHRGWFQTSLLTSVASFDRAPYKSVLTHGFIVDEEGRKMSKSIGNVIPPQQVIDEYGADILRLWVASSDYRRDVRISKKILKQLVEIYRKIRNTTRFILGNLNDFDSEKNSIPYEKMEDIDKIILSQFQQLVKHTTENYDNYEFHSLYHDIHNFCTLNLSSFYLDIIKDRLYVLNADSISRRSAQTVLYKIVNELTRLIAPVLSFTAEEIWQNLNKENKKEGSVFLSSWPEVDKHMVQTQMEEEWSKLLAVRKDVLRALEISRKEGLIGNALQAQVDLITDNNELYEYLGKFKDKLETIFIVSKVEIIKASEEVSADNILKGEEVPELSVSVKKAPGEKCERCWCYSESVGENKEYPTICHKCVTVLTYDK
- a CDS encoding DivIVA domain-containing protein, with product MKITPMDIEQQQFNRSFRGYNEEEVDDFLDRIAKDYEEVLNENIKLKEEVERFKSRVEEYSKMDETLRSALINAQKSASNIKENVQKEAQVVLENAKIEAERIKQQAKQEIYDINNEIVELKKRKYLILEKLKNTLKIHIRMLDEEIIEEPEEQENLKEQHKPEEQVKQVDQGESEDIRDKAIEDIKMKFYSNNKKNNQKEFDDIQNDKDF
- a CDS encoding YggT family protein; this translates as MYFLINIINIVFRIYSYIILARIFLSWLPVDRSNPIIKLIYQATEPILAPFRVIIPLGGMGIDLSPIIVYFLLNLLRTSLIRLIVNIYY
- the phoU gene encoding phosphate signaling complex protein PhoU, with amino-acid sequence MSQKSKEDKELIAIFNNELADLRDNLIKMSKMVRISLEKAVQSLVNKDWEMAQQVIDGDEIVDRMELDIEEQCLQLIALKHPVSKKLRVITSAMKAISDLERVGDRAANIAGASQYLSSKPMVKPLVDIPRMADLTKEMLKDSLEAYLSGNVELAKAVWEKDKLVDQINQQILRELLTFMLEDPHTISRAIHLIFISDNLERIGDHAGNLAERVVYIVDGERIKEKFGQMRGDS
- a CDS encoding ABC transporter ATP-binding protein; amino-acid sequence: MVKSLLRITDLHIYYDAVKALKGISLDVSRGEIVSVLGANGAGKSTLLRAISGLVPVHDGDILFQENSLKKREAYKIVIDGISHVPEGRHVFATLTVEENLNLGAFNRRSDKKIVLERKERVYDLFPILKNRKKQLAGTLSGGEQQMLAIGRGLMSDPELLLLDEPSLGLAPLLVKQIFKIIKEINEQGVAILLVEQNARKALAVANRAYVLETGRISISGLSSKLKDDKKIQEAYLGGSAIRGKNLSKPGFERIK
- a CDS encoding ABC transporter ATP-binding protein, yielding MTEKYTKEEKNLQTANTEIILETKKLTKQFGGLIAVNQLDLKVRKGNISSIIGPNGAGKTTVFNVITGIYQADSGEYYFKDERLFKLKPHQILAKGMARTFQNIRLFKDMTCLENVMSGQHARSKSGLWPSVFRLPSQIKEEKRIQEVAESKLEQIGLSSCKFELAKNIAYGNQRMLEIARALASNPDLLILDEPSSGLNDKESEDLMFFLNKLKKEDLTILLIEHDMNVVMGISDWVTVMDEGKKIAEGKPEEVYNNPVVIEAYLGKEEEEDYL
- a CDS encoding branched-chain amino acid ABC transporter permease, with product MIEKNNTKNGFAYKKSGYFLTGIIIAFLLFPVIVKNNYIIDVAFFFGIYTLLGLSLNVVLGEVGLFDLGHMGFAAIGAYSAAILNTSFNLPILALLPVSAIAAAIFAYIVCSPIIHLRGDYLCIVTIGMGEIIRLTLINNPLGITGGPNGIFGIQFPSIGNFLVINNSTEFYYYIWIVVGLTVIALIRLQNSRIGRAWNCIREDNIAAEASGIDVRYYKLLAFVIGAALAGVAGNIYASKLMIVSPDSFTFMESCLLFCIVLIGGMGSIPGVFIGAAAISLFPEIFQTFAQYRMLIFGAVMVLMMMFRPGGAWPRQRGKLQVEPMVIKGEESEI
- a CDS encoding branched-chain amino acid ABC transporter permease — encoded protein: MKLIIEQLLNGLTIGSFYALIALGYSMVYGVMKLINFAHGDLFTLGSYFGYTLLVMSTAYVTSTFGLWGGLIAAMLVAAIGTGIMGIIVERLAYRPIYPTGRLPAVVSALGVSIFLQNAIMVIWGARPQAYTSNVIPNHILNIGGLRINVLQIIILLLSFLLMGILYYIIQRTTFGAAIRACALDRETAALMGININLIIFFIFALGPALGGTAGVMVGVYYRRISFIMGWNYGLKAFTATILGGIGNIPGAMIGGLILGLLEMLGSTYLSTAYKDVFVFLVLILVLIFRPRGILGEKVAEKV